A single Eleginops maclovinus isolate JMC-PN-2008 ecotype Puerto Natales chromosome 5, JC_Emac_rtc_rv5, whole genome shotgun sequence DNA region contains:
- the LOC134864227 gene encoding ras-related protein ORAB-1, whose translation MNPEYDYLFKLLLIGDSGVGKSCLLLRFADDTYTESYISTIGVDFKIRTIELDGKTIKLQIWDTAGQERFRTITSSYYRGAHGIIVVYDVTDQESFNNVKQWLQEIDRYASENVNKLLVGNKCDLTTKKVVDYTTAKEFADNLGIPFLETSAKSATNVEQAFMTMAAEIKKRMGPGATAGSSEKSSVKIQSKPVNTSSGGCC comes from the exons ATGAATCCCGAATA TGACTATTTATTCAAGCTGCTCCTGATTGGGGATTCTGGTGTGGGAAAGTCTTGCCTCCTCCTCCGGTTTGCA GATGATACGTACACAGAGAGCTACATTAGTACCATCGGAGTGGACTTCAAGATCAGGACCATCGAGCTGGACGGAAAGACCATAAAACTTCAGATT TGGGACACAGCTGGTCAGGAACGTTTCCGCACCATCACTTCCAGTTACTACAGAGGAGCGCACGGCATTATAGTAGTTTATGATGTGACGGATCAG GAGTCCTTCAATAATGTCAAACAGTGGCTACAGGAAATCGACCGCTACGCCAGCGAGAACGTCAACAAGCTGCTAGTAGGCAACAAGTGTGACCTCACAACGAAGAAAGTCGTGGATTACACCACTGCTAAG GAATTTGCCGACAACCTGGGCATCCCCTTCTTGGAGACCAGCGCCAAAAGCGCCACCAATGTGGAGCAAGCCTTCATGACCATGGCGGCCGAGATCAAGAAGAGGATGGGCCCCGGGGCCACGGCCGGATCCTCGGAGAAGTCCAGCGTGAAGATCCAGAGCAAGCCGGTCAACACCTCGTCCGGAGGCTGCTGCTGA
- the LOC134864226 gene encoding E3 ubiquitin-protein ligase TRIM21-like, whose amino-acid sequence MATARCLHSEDQFLCPICLDVFTDPVTTSCGHNFCQNCITHNWDICERCQCPMCNKLFDKKPELRINTLLSEMVAQFRESAQQKASSSSSEQQVFKPGEVPCDVCTETKLKALKSCLVCLTSYCETHLVFHLTMSGLKRHQLIDPVENLEDRMCPKHDKPLELFCKTDQTCVCMLCHVLDHKMHDVVPLKEGYEGKKAELGKTETEIQQMIEEKQQWIQKVKRIVSCSEKNAEAEKQLGVEVFTALMQHVERSMNCLIDTIEEKQRTIQKQAEDFIKELEQDISELKRKRTDVERLSHSEDHLHLLQRSPSLKAILPTKDWTKVCIRPSSYEGTVVRAVARLEETLSEAMQKLLEAELEAVQKYAVDVTLDPDTAHPSLVLSDDGKQVNPGDEKKNIPNHPERFSLNPCVLGKQSFSSGRFYFEVQVKGKTEWDLGVARESINRKENIPLSPEDGYWAIWLRKRMKYKVLSDPPVYLNLKFKPKKVGVFVDYEEGLVSFYDVDAATLIHSFTGCSFTEKLYPYFNPGLNDGGKNSAPLIISPVNHTE is encoded by the coding sequence ATGGCTACCGCCAGGTGCCTTCATTCTGAAGATCAGTTTCTGTGTCCCATCTGTCTGGATGTGTTCACTGATCCAGTCACTACATCATGTGGACACAACTTCTGCCAAAATTGCATCACCCATAACTGGGATATATGTGAAAGGTGCCAGTGCCCCATGTGTAACAAGTTGTTTGACAAAAAACCTGAACTGCGAATCAACACTTTACTGTCTGAGATGGTCGCTCAGTTCAGAGAGTCAGCTCAACAgaaagccagcagcagcagctcagagcaACAAGTCTTCAAACCAGGAGAAGTTCCCTGTGATGTCTGCACTGAAACCAAACTGAAGGCCCTGAAGTCCTGCCTGGTGTGTCTGACCTCGTACTGTGAGACTCACCTGGTGTTTCATCTGACAATGTCAGGCCTGAAAAGACATCAGCTGATCGACCCTGTGGAGAACCTGGAAGACAGGATGTGTCCGAAGCACGACAAACCTCTGGAGCTGTTCTGTAAGACCGACCAGACATGTGTCTGCATGCTCTGCCATGTTTTAGACCACAAGATGCATGATGTGGTTCCTCTCAAAGAAGGATATGAAGGGAAGAAAGCCGAGCTGGGGAAGACAGAGACTGAAATTCAGCAGATGATCGAAGAGAAACAACAATGGATTCAGAAAGTCAAACGAATTGTTAGCTGTAGCGAGAAAAATGCTGAGGCGGAAAAACAGTTAGGTGTTGAAGTCTTTACAGCTCTGATGCAACATGTTGAGAGAAGCATGAACTGCCTCATTGACACAATTGAAGAGAAGCAGAGGACAATACAGAAACAGGCTGAAGATTTTATCAAAGAGCTGGAACAGGATATCTCTGAGTTGAAGAGAAAGAGAACTGACGTTGAACGTCTCTCACACTCTGAAGACCACCTCCATCTTCTCCAAAGATCTCCATCCCTGAAAGCTATTCTACCAACCAAGGACTGGACAAAGGTCTGTATCCGTCCATCATCATATGAGGGGACTGTGGTGAGAGCTGTGGCTCGGCTGGAGGAGACACTCAGTGAAGCGATGCAGAAGCTGCTTGAGGCTGAGCTGGAGGCGGTCCAGAAATATGCAGTGGATGTGACTCTTGATCCTGATACAGCACATCCCAGTCTCGTCCTGTCTGATGATGGGAAACAAGTAAATCCTggtgatgaaaagaaaaatataccAAACCACCCAGAGAGATTTTCTCTCAATCCCTGTGTTTTAGGAAAGCAAAGTTTCTCTTCAGGCAGATTTTACTTCGAGGTTCAAGTTAAAGGAAAGACTGAGTGGGATTTAGGAGTGGCCAGAGAGTCGATCAACAGGAAGGAGAACATCCCACTGAGCCCTGAAGATGGTTACTGGGCTATTTGGTTGAGGAAAAGAATGAAGTACAAAGTGCTGAGTGACCCTCCCGTCTATCTTAATTTAAAATTCAAACCCAAGAAGGTGGGGGTGTTTGTGGATTATGAGGAGGGTCTGGTCTCCTTTTATGACGTAGATGCTGCAACTCTTATCCACTCCTTCACTGGCTGCTCCTTCACTGAGAAACTGTACCCATACTTTAACCCGGGTCTGAATGATGGTGGTAAAAACTCTGCACCTCTGATCATCTCTCCTGTCAATCACACTGAGTGA
- the actr2a gene encoding actin-related protein 2-A, producing MDSHGRKVVVCDNGTGFVKCGFAGSNFPEHIFPALVGRPIIRSTAKVGNIEIKDLMVGDEASELRSMLEVNYPMDNGIVRNWDDMKHLWDYTFGPEKLNINSRDCKILLTEPPMNPTKNREKIIEVMFETYQFEGIYIAIQAVLTLYAQGLLTGVVVDSGDGVTHICPVYEGFSLPHLTRRLDIAGRDITRYLIKLLLLRGYAFNHSADFETVRMMKEKLCYVGYNIEQEQKLALETTVLVESYTLPDGRLIKVGGERFEAPEALFQPHLINVEGVGVAELLFNTIQAADIDTRSEFYKHIVLSGGSTMYPGLPSRLERELKQLYLERVLKGDVDKLSKFKIRIEDPPRRKHMVFLGGAVLADIMKDKDNFWMTREEYEEKGTRVLEKLGVTVR from the exons ATGGACAGTCATGGGAGAAAAGTCGTTGTCTGTGACAATGGAACCGGG TTTGTCAAGTGCGGGTTTGCAGGCTCCAACTTCCCCGAACACATTTTCCCAGCGCTGGTTGGCCGGCCAATCATCCGCTCCACAGCTAAAGTTGGAAACATCGAAATAAAG GACCTGATGGTGGGCGATGAGGCCAGTGAACTTCGCTCCATGTTGGAGGTGAACTATCCCATGGATAATGGCATCGTCAGGAACTGGGACGACATGAAGCACCTGTGGGACTACACCTTCGGCCCCGAGAAACTCAACATAAACTCCCGCGACTGCAAGATCCTTCTGACCGAGCCGCCCATGAACCCCACCAAGAACAGAGAAAAGATAATAGAG GTGATGTTTGAAACGTACCAGTTTGAAGGAATTTATATCGCCATCCAGGCCGTCCTCACTCTCTACGCTCAAG GACTGCTGACTGGCGTGGTGGTGGACTCTGGTGACGGTGTGACTCACATCTGTCCGGTGTACGAGGGCTTCTCGCTGCCCCATCTGACCCGACGTCTTGACATCGCAGGGAGGGACATAACACGCTACCTCATCAAG ctgctgttgctgcgaggTTACGCCTTCAACCACTCTGCAGACTTCGAGACGGTGAGGATGATGAAGGAGAAGCTGTGCTACGTGGGTTATAACATCGAGCAGGAGCAGAAGCTAGCGCTGGAGACCACCGTGCTGGTGGAGTCGTACACG CTCCCGGACGGCAGGTTGATCAAGGTGGGAGGGGAGAGGTTCGAGGCCCCTGAGGCTCTGTTTCAGCCTCACCTCATCAACGTGGAGGGTGTGGGTGTGGCCGAGCTGctcttcaacaccatccagGCTGCAGACATCGACACCAG GTCTGAGTTCTACAAGCACATCGTCCTGTCCGGAGGCTCCACCATGTACCCCGGCCTGCCGTCCCGCCTGGAGCGCGAGCTGAAGCAGCTGTACCTGGAGAGAGTGCTGAAGGGAGACGTGGACAAGCTTTCA AAATTCAAGATCCGGATAGAGGACCCCCCCCGGCGTAAACACATGGTGTTCCTGGGCGGCGCCGTGCTGGCCGACATCATGAAGGACAAGGACAACTTCTGGATGACGAGGGAGGAGTACGAGGAGAAAGGGACGCGGGTGCTGGAGAAGCTCGGAGTCACCGtcagataa